Genomic window (Pradoshia sp. D12):
ATATTACGGGCAGCTCCAAAGAAACGCTTCGGACGGTGAAATGCCGCCGGGTCAATCCCACCTGACAATGTTCTGCCGCTTGGAGGGATTACTAGGTTATAAGCACGTGCCAATCTTGTTATACTATCCATTAAAATAATAACATCTCGTTTATGCTCAACCAGACGCATAGCACGCTCTAATACAAGCTCTGCTACTTTGATATGGTTTTCAGGAACCTCATCAAATGTTGAGCTGACTACATCTGCCTGTACAGATCGCTCGATATCTGTTACTTCCTCAGGACGCTCGTCAATTAAAAGGACGATTAATTCCGCATCCGGGTGATTCGTTGTAATGGCATTGGCGATTTCTTTAAGAAGCATCGTTTTACCAGCCTTTGGAGGTGCGACAATCAATCCACGTTGCCCAAAACCAACAGGTGCTACGATATCCATTACACGTGTAGATACATTGCGGGGAGTTGTTTCAAGTACAACCTGACGATCAGGATACAGCGGAGTTAATGCAGGGAAATGCACCCTCTCCTTAGCTGATTCAGGATTATCCCCATTCACTGCTTCAACATGCAATAATCCATAATACCGTTCATTTTCTTTTGGAGGACGTACCTTACCGGATACTTTATCACCGTTTCTTAGATCAAATCGGCGAATCTGAGATGCCGAAATATAGATATCCTCTGAACTTGGTGAGTAATTGATCGGTCTTAGGAATCCAAACCCTTCAGATGGAATGATTTCTAAAACACCTTCCATGAATAGGTACCCATCTCGCTCCGCCTGAGCTTTTAAGATGGCAAAGATCAATTCTTTCTTTGTCAGCTTACTATAATAGGACACTTTATACTTTTTAGCTTGTTCATAAAGCTCTTTTAGCTTTAAATTCTCTAAATCGGAAATTGTTAATTCCATTATGACACCACACTTCAGTAAATTAATTAGATTGATTTTAGTGATTTGTTTATTACTACATGGATAGGGTTATCAAGAAGAAAATATTTAGGAAGGTAAAAGGATGAGTTGCGGTTTAAATCCACGTAAACCATTTGTTGCTTTCATTAGCAATTATATTCTATTCTATTTTTTTCTCAAAAACAAATCCATTTTACTCGCTTTTGATTCAGACTTCAACTATTAACATCACATAGAGGTTTTTAAAACTATTGCAACATTCTCAATATATCACAATTTCATAATTTTTATAATAAAGTCCTCCAGATTTTCACCTGGAGGAACTACTATTTTTATCTAAATTACGTTTTCATAACCAAATTTGGTTTCTTATTTAGATTGTTACATTAAGAATTCTTAAGCTGCTCAATCTCTCTCGGCGATAATTGTTCTCTCCATATGGTCGCTCCCAG
Coding sequences:
- the rho gene encoding transcription termination factor Rho, with the protein product MELTISDLENLKLKELYEQAKKYKVSYYSKLTKKELIFAILKAQAERDGYLFMEGVLEIIPSEGFGFLRPINYSPSSEDIYISASQIRRFDLRNGDKVSGKVRPPKENERYYGLLHVEAVNGDNPESAKERVHFPALTPLYPDRQVVLETTPRNVSTRVMDIVAPVGFGQRGLIVAPPKAGKTMLLKEIANAITTNHPDAELIVLLIDERPEEVTDIERSVQADVVSSTFDEVPENHIKVAELVLERAMRLVEHKRDVIILMDSITRLARAYNLVIPPSGRTLSGGIDPAAFHRPKRFFGAARNIEEGGSLTILATALVDTGSRMDDVIYEEFKGTGNMELHLDRSLAERRIFPAIDIRRSGTRKEELIIPKDHLEKLWAIRKTMSDMPDFAERLLRKLKQTKTNQEFFQYLDDEMKKSTGGSKRIL